The Actinomyces sp. oral taxon 414 genome has a segment encoding these proteins:
- a CDS encoding biotin--[acetyl-CoA-carboxylase] ligase translates to MGQTRKKDEDEDVSGASEEPAGVPGLERLVVVERTGSTNDDLRSALTGVDGRLDLRAAAAWPHISALWARRQDAGRGRAGRRWVTPPGSALTVSFVLRPLVPTAALAWLPLLAGLAVRDVVDAILIAARAPWQARTKWPNDVVLVPYGRAGEGIATGAGAGARAGTGGRAGAAVAPDPAEIPGWGRARKVAGVLAELIPAAGGIGARTLAGGASTANAPAAGTTGIAGAPAAGTIGAGGGPGTADAPNAPGAAADADRGAACAVVLGVGVNTGQSASELPVPWATSLRLAGARVEPRALLDPLCARLDELVTAWEAGGGDPDAADGALGVALRRACTSLGRRVRVDAPDGVLRGTAVDIAPGLVLRGADGTVRTVDAGDVSHVRTDGAAD, encoded by the coding sequence ATGGGCCAGACGCGTAAGAAGGATGAGGACGAAGACGTGAGCGGCGCGAGCGAGGAGCCGGCGGGGGTTCCCGGGCTCGAACGCCTGGTCGTTGTGGAGCGGACGGGATCGACCAATGACGACCTGCGCTCGGCCCTGACGGGCGTCGACGGCCGCCTCGATCTGCGCGCCGCCGCGGCCTGGCCCCACATCTCCGCCCTGTGGGCCCGCCGCCAGGACGCCGGGCGCGGGCGCGCCGGGCGCCGCTGGGTCACGCCCCCGGGCTCCGCCCTGACGGTCTCCTTCGTTCTGCGCCCTCTCGTGCCCACCGCGGCCCTGGCCTGGCTCCCGCTCCTGGCCGGTCTGGCCGTCCGCGACGTCGTGGACGCGATCCTCATCGCCGCGCGGGCGCCGTGGCAGGCCCGGACCAAGTGGCCCAACGACGTCGTCCTCGTGCCGTACGGGCGGGCCGGGGAGGGGATCGCAACCGGGGCCGGGGCGGGAGCCAGGGCGGGAACCGGGGGCAGGGCTGGAGCCGCAGTCGCACCGGATCCCGCCGAGATCCCCGGGTGGGGGCGCGCCCGCAAGGTCGCCGGAGTTCTGGCCGAGCTCATCCCGGCCGCCGGAGGGATCGGTGCGAGGACCTTAGCGGGCGGGGCCAGCACGGCAAACGCCCCGGCGGCCGGCACAACTGGCATTGCGGGCGCCCCAGCGGCTGGCACAATTGGCGCGGGGGGTGGCCCGGGCACGGCAGACGCTCCGAACGCCCCGGGCGCGGCGGCCGACGCGGATAGGGGCGCCGCCTGCGCCGTCGTGCTCGGCGTGGGCGTCAACACGGGGCAGTCGGCATCGGAGCTGCCCGTGCCCTGGGCGACCTCGCTGCGTCTGGCCGGGGCGCGCGTGGAGCCGCGGGCGCTCCTGGACCCGCTGTGCGCGCGCCTGGACGAGCTCGTGACCGCCTGGGAGGCCGGGGGAGGAGACCCCGATGCGGCGGACGGCGCGCTCGGCGTCGCGCTGCGCCGGGCCTGCACGAGCCTGGGCCGGCGGGTCCGGGTCGATGCCCCCGACGGCGTGCTGCGCGGCACCGCCGTCGACATCGCACCGGGCCTCGTGCTGCGCGGCGCGGACGGGACGGTGCGCACCGTGGACGCCGGCGACGTGAGCCATGTGCGAACAGACGGCGCCGCCGATTGA
- a CDS encoding GtrA family protein — MTEETVALKTPSTALAARLVAWVREFVQFGLVGALAFVIDAGLFNLFQHGPLGFLTGHPNTANVLSAAIATTFSWIANRLWTYRGRTRDNAAREALLFAFANIGGVLITQFCLFFTHEVLGQHSALADNIAAYVVGFGLGTAFRFTFYHYIVFTGTATEPGSEGAEVGAIMGEVPTTRSANDAGA, encoded by the coding sequence GTGACTGAGGAGACCGTTGCCCTGAAGACACCATCCACCGCCCTTGCGGCCCGACTCGTGGCCTGGGTGCGCGAGTTCGTGCAATTCGGCCTGGTCGGGGCCCTCGCCTTCGTCATCGACGCCGGCCTGTTCAACCTCTTCCAGCACGGGCCACTCGGCTTCCTGACCGGCCACCCCAACACCGCCAACGTCCTGTCCGCCGCTATCGCCACGACCTTCTCCTGGATCGCCAACCGCCTGTGGACCTACCGGGGGCGCACCCGGGACAACGCGGCCCGCGAGGCGCTGCTGTTCGCCTTCGCCAATATCGGCGGGGTCCTCATCACCCAGTTCTGCCTGTTCTTCACCCACGAGGTCCTGGGGCAGCACTCGGCGCTGGCGGACAACATCGCCGCCTACGTCGTCGGCTTCGGCCTGGGTACGGCCTTCCGCTTCACCTTCTACCACTACATCGTCTTCACCGGCACCGCCACCGAACCAGGCTCCGAGGGCGCCGAGGTGGGCGCCATTATGGGCGAGGTCCCCACCACCCGGTCCGCCAACGACGCCGGGGCCTGA
- a CDS encoding response regulator transcription factor, producing the protein MTTVLLVEDDPAISEPLARAFGREGYAVRVHGTGKGALEEVAGADIIVLDLGLPDMDGLDVARQVRSRGLTTPILMLTARSEATDLVVGLDAGADDYVTKPFRLAELLARVRAQVRRASGEATEDELTAGRVRVDVAAHRAFVGTRELQLTTREFELLRVLVRGAGAVVRNEDILKEVWGEDPTGTQQTLQMHVTWLRRKLGDDVDAPSLLLADDDGHRIAV; encoded by the coding sequence ATGACCACTGTGCTTCTCGTCGAGGACGACCCCGCCATTTCTGAGCCCCTCGCCCGCGCTTTCGGCCGCGAAGGCTACGCGGTCCGCGTCCACGGGACCGGCAAAGGGGCCCTGGAGGAGGTCGCCGGCGCCGACATCATCGTGCTGGACCTCGGCCTGCCCGACATGGATGGCCTCGACGTCGCCCGTCAGGTGCGCTCCCGGGGCCTGACCACGCCGATCCTCATGCTCACCGCCCGTTCTGAGGCCACGGACCTCGTCGTCGGGCTCGACGCCGGGGCCGACGATTACGTCACCAAGCCCTTCCGCCTGGCCGAGCTGCTCGCCCGCGTGCGCGCCCAGGTACGCCGCGCCTCCGGCGAGGCCACTGAGGACGAGCTGACCGCGGGGCGGGTCCGCGTTGACGTCGCCGCCCATCGCGCCTTCGTGGGCACGCGGGAGCTGCAGCTGACCACCCGCGAGTTCGAGCTGCTGCGCGTCCTGGTGCGCGGCGCCGGGGCCGTGGTGCGCAACGAGGACATTCTCAAGGAGGTCTGGGGCGAGGACCCCACCGGTACCCAGCAGACCCTGCAGATGCATGTGACCTGGCTGCGCCGCAAGCTCGGCGACGACGTCGACGCCCCGAGTCTCCTGCTCGCCGACGACGACGGCCACCGCATCGCCGTGTGA
- a CDS encoding VTT domain-containing protein: MLGPKWLDASTIITTFVGWIGPWAILGVMLVIFAETGLLVGFFLPGDSLLFTLGMFVAMGEADPAKGVPVHIWVAAPLVWLAAITGNQTGYLIGRKAGPAIFNRPDSRLFKQEYVERTSDFFSRHGGKAITLAQFVPIVRTFTPVMAGVGRMHYLHFLVFNALGATFWAFAITWLGYFLGNVTWIQENIDRMILAIVFVSLLPMIISALRSWLSSRSARRKDALTTGTPSTEA; this comes from the coding sequence ATGCTCGGCCCGAAGTGGCTGGACGCCTCCACCATTATCACCACCTTCGTCGGCTGGATCGGCCCCTGGGCCATCCTCGGCGTCATGCTCGTCATCTTCGCCGAGACGGGCCTGCTGGTGGGCTTCTTCCTGCCCGGGGACTCCCTGCTGTTCACGCTGGGCATGTTCGTAGCCATGGGCGAGGCCGACCCCGCCAAGGGCGTGCCCGTCCACATCTGGGTCGCGGCCCCGCTGGTGTGGCTGGCGGCGATCACCGGCAACCAGACCGGCTACCTCATTGGCCGCAAGGCGGGCCCGGCCATCTTCAACCGGCCCGACTCGCGCCTGTTCAAGCAGGAGTACGTGGAGCGAACCAGCGACTTCTTCAGCCGCCACGGCGGCAAGGCCATCACCCTGGCCCAGTTCGTCCCCATTGTGCGCACCTTCACCCCCGTCATGGCGGGCGTCGGGCGGATGCACTACCTCCACTTCCTGGTGTTCAACGCGCTCGGCGCCACCTTCTGGGCCTTCGCCATCACCTGGCTCGGCTACTTCCTGGGCAATGTCACCTGGATCCAGGAGAACATCGACCGGATGATCCTGGCGATCGTGTTCGTCTCGCTGCTGCCCATGATCATCTCGGCCCTGCGCTCGTGGCTCTCGTCGCGCTCGGCGCGCCGCAAGGACGCCCTGACCACCGGCACCCCCAGCACCGAGGCCTGA
- a CDS encoding sensor histidine kinase — MRRRALQMTMGAVAVAVVLLGIPLGGAWMVLAFRTTLAPEDRAQVVLTVVLTVIILTLVALAAAYAVAAAASRRISAPLIYLAAEAEQLGSGQVRPRLRRSGIEEIDLVQAELVRSAERVAGRLAAERQFASDASHQLRTPLTSLSLRLEEIELLADDEEMRNEAHACIEQVERLTGVVEDLLKVSRRTGGGTTEALHLGEVFAQQRDEWGPAFEAAGRALVLSDDVDRPVLATPGSLAQELATVIENSLRYGAGTTTVSVRSANGGHGVFIDIADEGEGVDDDLAPTVFERSVSGHGSTGVGLALAKDLVEADGGRIELSRRRPPVFSILLNAVPKSLDPNKVLPQGALVSVGRRRRF, encoded by the coding sequence ATGCGACGCCGGGCCTTGCAGATGACAATGGGTGCGGTCGCGGTGGCCGTCGTGCTGCTGGGAATCCCCCTGGGCGGCGCCTGGATGGTCCTGGCCTTCCGCACCACCCTGGCCCCCGAGGACCGCGCCCAGGTGGTCCTCACCGTCGTCCTGACCGTCATTATCCTCACGCTCGTGGCGCTGGCGGCGGCCTACGCCGTCGCCGCGGCGGCTTCGCGGCGCATCTCCGCCCCGCTGATCTACCTCGCGGCCGAGGCCGAGCAGCTGGGCAGCGGCCAGGTCCGCCCCCGCTTGCGCCGCTCCGGCATTGAGGAGATCGACCTGGTCCAGGCCGAGCTCGTCCGCTCCGCCGAGCGCGTGGCCGGGCGCCTGGCCGCCGAGCGCCAGTTCGCCTCCGACGCCTCCCACCAGCTGCGCACGCCCCTGACCAGCCTGAGCCTGCGCCTGGAGGAGATCGAGCTGCTGGCCGACGACGAGGAGATGCGCAACGAGGCGCATGCCTGCATCGAGCAGGTGGAGCGCCTGACCGGCGTCGTGGAGGACCTGCTCAAGGTCTCGCGCCGCACCGGCGGGGGCACCACCGAGGCCCTGCACCTGGGCGAGGTCTTCGCCCAACAGCGCGACGAGTGGGGGCCGGCCTTCGAGGCGGCCGGGCGCGCCCTCGTGCTGAGCGATGACGTGGACCGACCGGTGCTGGCCACGCCCGGCTCGCTCGCCCAGGAGCTGGCCACCGTCATTGAGAACTCGCTGCGCTACGGCGCGGGCACGACCACGGTCAGCGTGCGCAGCGCCAACGGCGGCCACGGCGTGTTCATCGACATCGCCGACGAGGGCGAGGGCGTCGACGACGACCTGGCCCCCACCGTCTTCGAGCGCTCGGTCTCCGGACACGGCTCGACGGGGGTGGGCCTGGCCCTGGCCAAGGACCTGGTGGAGGCCGACGGCGGCCGCATCGAACTCAGCCGACGGCGCCCGCCCGTGTTCTCCATCCTGCTCAACGCGGTGCCCAAGAGCCTGGACCCCAATAAGGTCCTGCCGCAGGGGGCGCTGGTGAGCGTGGGCCGGCGCCGGCGCTTCTGA
- a CDS encoding 5-(carboxyamino)imidazole ribonucleotide synthase codes for MSASTPAGGSTPVVAVIGGGQLARMMQEEASALGVHLRALVESPRGSAAQVTVDAPVGGADDGAAVRALVAGRTAPGSDAPSLQAAAAADVLTFEHEHQDQELLGTLQAEGVVVRPDPRALLLARDKLAMRRALDGAGLPQPAWAEVAGDPDAMVGRIRAFAARHGWPVVLKTPRGGYDGHGVLLVDGPGELVDGEAAAWIARTAAARAGRAGGATGPGRGAGAADPAGAGAGGGGSLGGGAVTSLLVEQAVPFTRELAVLLARSPGGQVEPWPVVETVQAGGVCAEVLAPAPGLDADAAARAERIGRTIAERFGVTGVLAVELFAVEGSGGACGLYVNELAMRPHNSGHWTQDGAFTSQFAQHLRAVLDLPLGSGAPTGRATVMVNLLGGQAPPPPGALARALVLEPAARIHLYGKAWRPGRKLGHVNLVLPGDPGGAPDLREVAPLRERARAVVALLRGDPAPPAPEAAGPDGPDRSGRAVGSAGPAPGPAPTQGRNPYE; via the coding sequence GTGAGCGCTTCCACTCCCGCCGGCGGTTCGACGCCGGTGGTCGCCGTCATCGGGGGCGGGCAGCTGGCCCGCATGATGCAGGAGGAGGCCTCGGCCCTGGGCGTCCACCTGCGGGCCCTGGTGGAGTCTCCCCGCGGGTCGGCGGCGCAGGTCACGGTCGACGCCCCGGTGGGCGGCGCCGACGACGGGGCCGCCGTGCGCGCGCTGGTGGCCGGCCGGACGGCGCCAGGTTCTGACGCCCCCTCCCTCCAGGCCGCCGCCGCGGCCGACGTGCTCACCTTCGAGCACGAGCACCAGGACCAGGAGCTGCTCGGGACGCTTCAGGCCGAGGGCGTGGTCGTGCGGCCGGACCCGCGGGCCCTGCTGCTGGCGCGCGACAAGCTCGCCATGCGCCGGGCCCTGGACGGCGCGGGCCTGCCGCAGCCGGCCTGGGCGGAGGTCGCGGGCGATCCGGACGCCATGGTCGGGCGGATCCGCGCCTTCGCCGCCCGCCACGGCTGGCCCGTGGTCCTCAAGACCCCGCGCGGGGGCTACGACGGGCACGGCGTGCTGCTCGTGGACGGCCCCGGGGAACTGGTCGACGGCGAGGCCGCCGCCTGGATCGCCCGGACCGCCGCGGCCCGGGCCGGCCGGGCCGGCGGTGCGACTGGCCCGGGCCGCGGCGCCGGCGCCGCCGACCCGGCCGGCGCGGGCGCGGGAGGAGGTGGCAGCCTGGGCGGCGGCGCCGTCACCAGCCTGCTGGTCGAACAGGCGGTGCCCTTCACCCGCGAGCTCGCCGTCCTGCTCGCCCGCAGCCCCGGCGGCCAGGTGGAGCCCTGGCCGGTGGTCGAGACCGTGCAGGCCGGGGGCGTGTGCGCGGAGGTCCTGGCCCCCGCGCCGGGCCTCGACGCCGACGCCGCGGCGCGGGCCGAGCGGATCGGTCGGACCATCGCCGAGCGCTTCGGGGTCACCGGCGTGCTCGCCGTCGAACTCTTCGCCGTCGAGGGGTCGGGCGGGGCCTGCGGGCTCTACGTCAACGAGCTGGCCATGCGGCCCCACAACTCCGGGCACTGGACGCAGGACGGCGCCTTCACCAGCCAATTCGCCCAGCACCTGCGCGCCGTGCTGGACCTGCCGCTGGGCTCGGGCGCGCCGACGGGGCGCGCCACGGTCATGGTCAATCTGCTCGGCGGCCAGGCCCCTCCGCCGCCCGGCGCCCTCGCCCGCGCCCTGGTCCTTGAGCCCGCGGCCCGCATCCACCTGTACGGCAAGGCCTGGCGCCCGGGCCGTAAGCTCGGCCACGTCAATCTCGTGCTGCCCGGCGACCCGGGCGGGGCGCCCGACCTCCGCGAGGTGGCGCCCCTGCGCGAGCGCGCCCGCGCCGTCGTCGCCCTCCTGCGCGGCGATCCCGCCCCGCCCGCCCCAGAAGCGGCCGGGCCGGACGGGCCGGACCGCTCCGGGCGGGCCGTCGGATCGGCCGGGCCCGCTCCGGGACCGGCCCCCACCCAAGGAAGGAACCCTTATGAGTGA
- the istA gene encoding IS21 family transposase — MGSRVQLYADIRHDARVDGLSIRELARKHGVHRRTVRQALAAAEPPPRKKPVRTAPRLDPYKPAIDEMLTYDLTAPRKQRHTATRILARLRDEHGATDLSYSTVRDYVRVRRAQIDLEAGRRVEAMVPQDHAPGAEAEVDFGEVYVILDGVKTKCHMFVYRLSHSGKAIHRVYPTGGQEAFLEGHIEAFHALGGIPTRHIRYDNLTSAVVQVIHGGDRLRDENERWVLFRSHYGFDAFYCQPGIDGAHEKGGVEGEVGWFRRNHLTPMPEVATLDELNDKIRAWEHDDNTRRITGHANTIGQDHHAELPHLAPLPADDFDPGLILHPRVDRSALITVRMVKYSVPAHLIGQRVRVSLRASCVVVFEGRTVLATHPRLGTRGVTRVELDHYLEVLRHKPGAFPGSTALAQARAAGAFTAAHDAFWAAARKTSGDVAGTQALIDVLLLHRSLPSDAVIASITSALSVGAISPDVVAVEARRHATTHTPAPASQTRGGTVVNLPPRRPTNPHQVIAHLPEDTRPLPTVTAYDELLCRRQPDPAPAPAETHHHTPTGTP, encoded by the coding sequence ATGGGATCACGAGTGCAGCTGTACGCCGACATCCGCCACGACGCGCGAGTCGATGGCCTGTCCATCCGCGAGCTCGCCCGCAAACACGGAGTCCACCGCCGCACCGTCCGCCAGGCACTCGCCGCAGCCGAACCCCCACCCCGCAAGAAACCGGTCCGCACAGCACCGCGCCTGGACCCGTACAAGCCGGCGATCGACGAGATGCTCACCTATGACCTGACCGCGCCGCGCAAGCAGCGCCATACCGCGACCAGGATCCTGGCCCGGCTGCGCGACGAGCACGGCGCCACCGACCTGTCCTACTCCACGGTGCGGGACTACGTCCGGGTCAGGCGCGCGCAGATCGATCTGGAGGCCGGGCGTCGGGTGGAGGCGATGGTGCCGCAGGACCACGCCCCCGGCGCGGAGGCCGAGGTCGACTTCGGCGAGGTCTACGTCATCCTGGACGGCGTCAAGACCAAGTGCCACATGTTCGTCTACCGCCTGTCCCACTCCGGCAAGGCCATCCACCGCGTCTACCCGACCGGCGGACAGGAGGCCTTCCTCGAAGGACACATCGAGGCCTTCCACGCCCTGGGCGGCATCCCCACCCGCCACATCCGCTACGACAACCTCACCTCCGCCGTCGTCCAGGTCATCCACGGCGGCGACCGGCTACGCGACGAGAACGAACGCTGGGTGCTGTTCCGCTCCCACTACGGTTTCGATGCGTTCTACTGCCAGCCCGGCATCGACGGCGCCCACGAGAAAGGCGGCGTCGAGGGCGAGGTCGGATGGTTCCGCCGCAACCACCTCACCCCCATGCCCGAAGTCGCCACCCTGGACGAACTCAACGACAAGATCCGCGCCTGGGAGCACGACGACAACACCCGCCGCATCACCGGCCACGCCAACACGATCGGGCAGGACCACCACGCCGAGCTGCCCCACCTGGCACCGTTGCCGGCCGACGACTTCGACCCCGGCCTGATCCTCCACCCCCGCGTCGACCGCTCCGCCCTGATCACCGTCCGCATGGTCAAGTACTCCGTCCCCGCGCACCTCATCGGCCAACGCGTCCGCGTGTCCCTGCGGGCCTCGTGCGTGGTCGTGTTCGAGGGCCGCACCGTCCTCGCCACCCACCCTCGCCTCGGCACCCGTGGCGTGACCCGGGTCGAGCTGGACCACTACCTCGAAGTGCTGCGGCACAAGCCCGGCGCGTTCCCCGGCTCCACCGCCCTCGCGCAGGCCCGCGCCGCCGGAGCATTCACCGCGGCCCACGACGCGTTCTGGGCCGCGGCCCGCAAGACCAGCGGCGACGTGGCCGGGACCCAAGCGTTGATCGACGTGCTCCTGCTCCACCGATCCCTCCCGTCCGACGCGGTGATCGCCAGCATCACCTCGGCCCTGTCGGTGGGCGCGATCAGCCCCGACGTCGTCGCCGTCGAAGCCCGCCGCCATGCCACCACCCACACACCCGCCCCAGCCAGCCAGACCAGGGGCGGGACGGTCGTGAACCTGCCACCCCGACGCCCCACCAACCCGCACCAGGTCATCGCGCACCTGCCCGAAGACACCCGGCCCCTGCCCACCGTCACCGCCTACGACGAACTCCTGTGCCGACGCCAACCCGATCCCGCCCCGGCCCCCGCCGAGACTCACCACCACACCCCGACAGGAACCCCATGA
- the purE gene encoding 5-(carboxyamino)imidazole ribonucleotide mutase yields the protein MSDSLPVVGIVMGSDSDWPTMEAAADALDEFAIPYEADVVSAHRMPAEMIDYGRRACERGLRVIIAGAGGAAHLPGMLAAVTELPVIGVPVPLKHLEGMDSLLSIVQMPAGVPVATVSIGGARNAGLLAARILGAGQGGEAQRIRAAMRSFQAGLAETARAKGARLRERRSVG from the coding sequence ATGAGTGACAGCCTCCCCGTCGTCGGCATCGTCATGGGCTCGGACTCCGACTGGCCCACCATGGAGGCCGCCGCCGACGCCCTGGACGAGTTCGCCATCCCCTACGAGGCCGACGTCGTCTCCGCCCACCGCATGCCCGCCGAGATGATCGACTACGGCCGCCGGGCCTGCGAGCGCGGCCTGCGCGTCATTATCGCCGGCGCGGGCGGGGCCGCCCACCTGCCCGGCATGCTCGCCGCCGTCACCGAGCTGCCCGTCATCGGCGTGCCGGTGCCGCTCAAGCACCTGGAGGGCATGGACTCCCTGCTGTCCATTGTGCAGATGCCGGCCGGCGTGCCCGTCGCCACCGTGTCCATTGGCGGGGCCCGCAATGCGGGCCTGTTGGCGGCCCGCATCCTGGGTGCCGGGCAGGGTGGGGAGGCGCAGCGCATCCGCGCCGCCATGCGCTCCTTCCAGGCCGGGCTCGCCGAGACGGCCCGCGCCAAGGGGGCGCGGCTGCGTGAGCGCCGCTCGGTCGGCTGA
- the galE gene encoding UDP-glucose 4-epimerase GalE: MSILVAGGAGYIGAHVVRLLLQRGDEVIVVDDLSYGTPERVTGAALVELDVASGGAVDALTDVMNQRGVSAVIHFAARKQVGESVARPAWYYQQNIGGLANMLLAMEGAGVGQMIFSSSAAVYGMPPIEVVPEDTECRPINPYGETKLIGEWMMADCERAWGLRWAGLRYFNVAGAGWDDLGDMATLNLIPMVLDRLSRGETPKIFGTDYPTPDGTCVRDYIHVRDLAAAHIAALDHLAGGRDMAEHVFNVGTGKGSSVREVVSRVIAATGLDVEPEELGRRAGDPPQLIGDAERIGAVLGWKAEHDLDDIVASSFSSWQADPARKHIG; this comes from the coding sequence ATGAGCATCCTCGTTGCCGGTGGCGCCGGCTACATCGGCGCCCATGTCGTCCGTCTTCTCCTGCAGCGCGGGGATGAGGTGATCGTCGTCGACGACCTGTCCTACGGCACGCCTGAGCGCGTGACCGGCGCCGCCCTGGTCGAGCTCGACGTCGCCTCCGGGGGCGCCGTCGACGCCCTGACCGACGTTATGAATCAGCGGGGGGTGAGCGCGGTCATCCACTTCGCCGCGCGCAAGCAGGTCGGGGAGTCGGTGGCCCGCCCCGCCTGGTACTACCAGCAGAACATCGGCGGGCTGGCGAACATGCTGCTGGCCATGGAGGGGGCCGGCGTGGGGCAGATGATCTTCTCCTCCTCGGCCGCCGTCTACGGCATGCCGCCCATCGAGGTCGTGCCCGAGGACACCGAGTGCCGCCCCATCAACCCCTACGGCGAGACCAAGCTCATCGGGGAGTGGATGATGGCCGACTGCGAGCGCGCCTGGGGCCTGCGCTGGGCGGGGCTGCGCTACTTCAACGTCGCCGGCGCCGGCTGGGACGACTTGGGCGACATGGCTACCCTCAACCTCATCCCCATGGTGCTCGACCGCCTCTCGCGCGGCGAGACCCCCAAGATCTTCGGCACCGACTACCCCACGCCGGACGGCACCTGCGTGCGCGACTACATCCACGTGCGCGACCTGGCCGCCGCCCACATCGCCGCGCTGGACCACCTGGCCGGGGGCCGGGACATGGCCGAGCACGTCTTCAACGTCGGCACCGGCAAGGGGTCGAGTGTGCGCGAGGTCGTCTCCAGGGTCATTGCGGCCACCGGCCTGGACGTCGAGCCGGAGGAGCTGGGGCGCCGCGCCGGCGACCCGCCCCAGCTCATCGGCGATGCCGAGCGTATTGGGGCGGTGCTGGGCTGGAAGGCCGAGCACGACCTGGACG
- a CDS encoding adenylate/guanylate cyclase domain-containing protein, translated as MSRRSDPWATLTAHERLLLGGDPAFDLRQVARRAGTGLDLAQRFWQAMGFADVDPDAVRFTERDVEALSGVADLIDESDDGSPSPSAPGGGLAASSVLELLRAQSYTMDRLVLWQFETLVADISDRFGLDDTSARLVALDHVDEMVSSLERQLSYVWRRHLAALLGRTESEVAKRGREEAGPDLFPLSRCLGFVDIVSFTQRAQTMGRMELSTMLDDFETTARNVVTSRGARVVKTIGDAVMYIADDLTTAADVVTAMVAELQAGPDMLLVRASLVQGRVVSRSGDVFGPPVNLASRLVDTADPGGIRMDEATAQALMRGPDAERYRVRACHEVVAKGLGNIVPWSLERA; from the coding sequence GTGTCCCGGCGGTCCGATCCCTGGGCGACCCTGACCGCCCACGAGCGGCTGCTCCTCGGCGGCGACCCCGCGTTCGACCTGCGCCAGGTCGCCCGGCGCGCAGGCACCGGCCTGGACCTGGCGCAGCGCTTCTGGCAGGCCATGGGCTTCGCTGACGTCGACCCCGACGCGGTGCGCTTCACCGAACGCGACGTCGAGGCCCTGAGCGGTGTCGCCGACCTCATTGACGAGAGCGACGACGGCTCGCCCTCGCCGTCGGCCCCCGGCGGCGGGCTGGCCGCCAGCAGCGTCCTGGAGCTGCTGCGGGCCCAGTCCTACACGATGGACCGCCTCGTGCTGTGGCAGTTCGAGACGCTCGTCGCCGACATCTCCGACCGCTTCGGCCTCGACGACACCTCGGCCCGCCTCGTGGCCCTCGACCACGTCGACGAGATGGTCTCCTCCCTGGAGCGCCAGCTGTCCTACGTGTGGCGCCGCCACCTGGCCGCCCTCCTGGGGCGCACCGAGTCGGAGGTCGCCAAGCGGGGCCGCGAGGAGGCCGGCCCCGACCTGTTCCCGCTCAGCCGCTGCCTGGGCTTCGTCGACATCGTCTCCTTCACCCAGCGCGCCCAGACCATGGGGCGCATGGAGCTGTCGACCATGCTCGACGACTTCGAGACCACGGCCCGCAATGTCGTCACCTCGCGGGGCGCCCGCGTGGTCAAGACCATCGGCGACGCCGTCATGTACATCGCCGACGATCTGACCACGGCGGCCGACGTCGTCACCGCCATGGTCGCCGAGCTCCAGGCGGGCCCCGACATGCTGCTGGTGCGCGCCAGCCTCGTCCAGGGGCGGGTCGTCTCCCGCTCCGGCGACGTGTTCGGGCCGCCGGTCAATCTCGCCTCCCGACTGGTCGACACGGCCGATCCGGGCGGCATCCGCATGGACGAAGCCACCGCCCAGGCGCTCATGCGCGGGCCGGACGCCGAGCGCTACCGGGTGCGCGCCTGTCACGAGGTCGTCGCCAAGGGGCTGGGCAATATTGTCCCCTGGTCCCTCGAACGGGCCTGA